The Littorina saxatilis isolate snail1 linkage group LG1, US_GU_Lsax_2.0, whole genome shotgun sequence nucleotide sequence CTGTTGATTGCACGTatgataaaaacaaatcttcatgctttttttgttaacacatttatTCTAATCAGCGTTAAAACGATACCCTGTGGCCCCGTTTTGTGGTTCATGGActacatttttgttgttgtatagaACAGTTGATGActtaacacacaaaaagaaagactgtgagttcattttatttatttgggaggagggggggggggggtgatgtgagGGGGAACAAGTAAAAACATACAGAATTTAGTGTTTTCTTGGCTTTTTGTGAGTGTACCTGCCCTTTATCCTTCTTTTCCGCTGTTTTTCTCTCGATCATCTCCTTATCGGACGGTTCCGCTTCAGCCTTGTCTCTTTCACCCTCTCTCCCACCACTGATTTCCCGTTATccggcgcgcgcgcgcgtgtgtgtgtgtgtgtgtgtgtgtgtgtgtgtgtgcgtgtgtttgtatgtgtgtgtgtctgtgtgtgtgccggtgtgtgtgtgtgtgtgtcagtgtgtgtgtgtgttttgttgttgttgttgttgttgttgttgttggtggtggtggtggtggtggaggtggtggtggtggtgatgatctAGGGTCCACGTTTGCACAAGTGTGTTCGGGTATCTGTTATCTGTTAACATCGGTTGGCAGAATTTTGACCGGCGAGGAATGCACAGCAAAATAATTTTTTAGCCTTGCCTAATCTACAGGTACTATACGTGTGGCTCTTCGCGTACCCTAATTAAGCTTCATCgatggtaaaaaaaaagatcaCAAAAAGTACAGCTCGCTGATTATCATGTCCTTTTTAATCGAGTGTATCAGTAAATTGATATACCGCTGTGACACAGATTTGTCACATGTTGGCTGCATCTTTATAATTACTTATTCGTCAACATTAGAGCGCTATCTTCATCAGTGATTTGTCCAGGATGCTTGCATGCAGTCACGCGCCATAAAATTGTATTTTCACGAATTGTTCCTGGTGTTATGTGCCGCTGCTAAGTTTTGAACAGGATTTAGTTCAAGGTATTCTCTGCCCAGCCATATTTGTCAGTTTCGTTGTTGCTTTATCTCTTGTGGTCACATCACTTTGATTTTACttgtttgggtgtatgtgtATTATTATGCCTGGCGAAGTTTTGTTAGTTAATGATTTATTGACTTGTATATTttgtggttggttgtttgtattaatatttgttgtgcTGTTTTGGGTCACTTTGcttggttgtttttttggtttgctTGGTTGATGTTATAAAGTTTCCTTGCTTGCACAAATTTGAATTGCTACTCAGTATTGTTGGTCCGTTTGTGTGTTAGTTGGATTGGCAGTTTACTTTTGTCAGCTTGTTGGATGGTTGATGGTTGGAAATATGCTTGTTTGCTTTTTCTTTTGGCTTGGCTGTAAGCAAAGTTCATATATGTCAAAGACTCCTTTAACGCTTCAAATGAAAGATggacatatttttgtgtgtgaattatATATGtgagcacattgatatcagcgtcTGTCCGCCTTCCTGCAtgtttgtctctgtttctctgtctgtctgtctgtctctccctctccctctctctccccccccccaccccgtctctcgctcccccccccctctctctctctctgtttcgtaCCGACAACGATTATTATCACTGACACAGTGAACACCAAGTTCTCACTTTTTTCTCTCGACTGATGTTCAGTTTGCTTTTCGTGAGTAGCTGATTTGTTTATCTCTTGTCTGTTTTGCTTCCTTCCTTTTTTAGTTAACACAAATATGCTTACATTTTTCTTCATGATGTTTTGTTCACAATCTGTGCACCCTCactgtaaactgaagtgttccgtttgtgaacacactttttgtaaccagtgGTGAACACTGTGTGTCGAACGAAATAATTCTACTGAAAAACTTGGTAGCACACATAGCAAACACCATcaagtgtttaccatgtgtgctacttttgctggTAGAATCGAGTAGTATTTTACACAGTGtttactgggtggccgagtggtaacgcacttgcgctcggaagcgagaggttgcgagttcgaccctgggtcagggcgttagcaattttctcccccctttcctaacctaggtggtgggttcaagtgctagtctttcggatgagacgaaaaaccgaggtcccttcgtgtacactacattggggtgtgcacgttaaagatcccacgattgacaaaagggtctttcctggcaaaattgcataggcatagataaaaatgtccaccaaaataccctagtgacttggaataataggccgtgaaaagtaggaggatatgcgccgaaatggctgcgatctgctggccgatgtgaatgcgtgatgtattgtgtaaaaaaaaaatccatctcacacggcataaataaatccctgcgccttgaatatgtgcgcaatataaattgcataaaataaaaatttaaacaaattaaaatccctgcgcttagaactgtacccacggaatacgcgcgatataagcctcatattgattgattgattgattgattgattgattgattgaaaatgtgTGTTCAAaaatggaacacttcagtttacagCGTTGAGGTATAGTGTTTTACATTTACATAAAACgaattaaaaacactttttgttgttgttgaaagccCTCGCATTATCTGACAATTCACAGACCGTCATGAAGCCGTTCCTCGCGACCTTCGCCACCCTCCTGTTGGTGTTTGGAACGACCCGGGTATCTACCCACGACCTGGTGGGGGGTGGATGCCTTCTGGCGAGATTTCCTGATGACCTTCTGCAGCAGCTGAAGCAAGAGTCCAACTTCCTTTACCCACCTTCCCCACCCAGTCACGCGCCTGTTCAGGGTCTGCATCTGGCTTTGGAGGGATCCGAGGGTGAGTCTGTGTAGTTTATTGCGGTATGGTTTACTGGCCATCAACTGATAGTGtttgggtatggtttactttacTGTTTCGGATGAATGGTTTAAAGGTATAGTATTTGATCACCATCCTGTTTAGGGTCTGCATCTAGTCTAAGAATGATTGGGTATGGTGAATTATCTTTTCTGTTTTAGAAGGAACTACCATTATATCTAGGTAAAAGGTCATAGCGGATATTTCTTTAAATTGATAAAATCTACAATCTGCAAGttattttctctttgtttttcttttcatttgttGGTCTCTTTTTCCCACACAGGTCTGCGGGTAACATGGATGAACCCTGCACGCCCTTCCATCGGAGGGAAGTTTTACCCGCAATGCATGTTTGGCCCTGAGGGGTCCAACCTCAGCCACGTGGTCAGTGCCCATTTCTACACATACACAGCAGGTAAGCAGAAAATAGTCagcaaaaaggaaaagaataaGTCCCAAAATGAAGTTGAACGTCACCCTCTGCATTCGTGTGcttcactttgttgttgttttattttattttgtattagATTTTGAGGTACAGTTTAATATTCCTCTGCATTTTCTTGAGAGACATTTTTGTAAAATACTTTGTGAGCTAAAGGCATGATTTCACATTCTTCAACACAACCTTTTTGGCGACTTTTGCACTTttcaaaatttgtttttttgcaatgGCCTAGCTATACTGCACCCCCTCCCGGCACTCTCCGATAAGAATTCCAAACAAAAACCTCAATAAAACGTTTAGACAGACTAATTGAAAATATAAATTTCAGGAGTAAGTGCCCGCAGAAGTTATAACAGATCCCTGGTGTATTTTTGTTCACtgctctttctttccttctttctttgtttctttctttcaggAATGTTCGCGCACGTTCTGAACACCGCCGTTCTGGACCTTAGCGTCATCCCATGTGTCAACAAGACCTCTTCACCTTGCGTTAAGGCCTTAGCCTACCAGTGCGGAGACAAAGCCTTCGGGTTCGGCGACGTGCTGCATGCGAACATTCAGGACAAGGttaggatgatgatgatgatgatgttgatggtgatgatgatgatgatgatgatgatggtgatgttgatgatgatgatgattgatgatgatgatgatgatgatgatgatgatgacgacgacgatgacggtGCCCggtgacaacgacgacgatgatgatgatgatgatgatgatgatgatgatgatgattgatgatgatgatgatgatgatgatgatgacgacgacgatgacgaggacgacgatgatgatgataatttcTACATGAGCAACATGTCTGTTGCAGTGTGTGATTCTGCCTGTATTGCACAAACTCAACATTTCTCAATTTCTAAAAGGTCGTACCCTTGACCCCAGGCCCCCAGTTCGCTGTCATCGGCGACATGGGCGTGCCGCACGGGCTGAAAACCATCGACTCCATCGCTTCGAGGATGAGCGGCGGGGGTTTGGGTGAGGTGGAGATGCTACTGCACGCGGGGGACATCACCTACGCCAACCACTACGGCACCAAGACCCACAACAACAGCTACGTGTGGGTGGAATACATGAACGCCCTGCAGAGCGTTGTTGGCAAGGTGCCGTACATGACTGCTCCTGGCAATCACGAGGTAGGTTTGTGTCTGCATgattgtctctttctgtttgcaCAAGACTAACCGCgcgaagaagaaaacaacagcTACGGGGTGTGGGTGGATACATGAACGCTCTCTTCAGTGCCGTGCATGACTGCTTCTGGCAATCACTGCTGttattctgtttctgtttgcaCACTGAGattcaaatgaaaacaaaacgaagaagaaaagaaaacaccaACAGCTACGTGTGGGTGGACTCAATGCATGCCGTACGTGACTGCTTCTGGCAATCATGAGGTAggtttttgtctgtttctgaTTGCTTAAGGCTCAAATGAAAGCGAATAAAACCAAGAAGAAACGAAAATAATGGTTACGTGTGCGTGGACTACATGAACGTTCTTGCCGTGCATGACTGCTTCTGAAAATCATGAGGTGGGTTTTTGTCCTTGTTACTCTGTTTGCACAAGACACAAATGAAAGCGAATAAAACGAAAAAGAAACGAAAATAATACCATGTACGTGTGGGTAGACTACATGAACCCAGCTTTGCCGTCAGAGCATGGCAAGAAAGGTCAGTGTCGTACATGATTGCGACTGGCAATCACAAAATACGTAGGTTTTTATCTGTTTCTGTTTATACATAACGAAAAtgaaaacgaagaagaaaagaaaactgaaCAACCGTGAGTGGCCGTAGCTTTCTGTGAGTTTCCCAAATCCCAGTGCAGGCGGCTGATTACACCcgtaaacacgcacacacctcgCTAGCGCGatcgactttgttgctgctagctttccactgcaTGGGAGGAAGCCGCGTAGGCctacccgaatttcccagcgatgggacaataaaggaATGAACTGAAAATGAAATTCAATTCAGGCACGTCTTTTACTGTTGCAGGCACAGTTTGAGTTTGCTGCCTACCTGAACTGGTTGCCCATGCCGAACAAAGCCAGCAGTTCTGACTCTCCCTTCTGGTTTTCCTTTGACTACCTCGGTGTGCACGTGCTGTCGTTCTCCACAGAGCATGACTTCACTCCAAACTCCACGCAGCATCGATGGATTGAACAGGTTTTTGTGTTGAAAGGTTGATGACGGATGTGTCAGTTGCGCGGTGTgagggagtgtgtgtttgtgtgtgtgtgtttgtgtgtgtgtgtgagtgtacgtgtgtgtgtgtgagtgtacgtgtgtgtgtttggtgtgtgtgtgtgtgtgtgtgtgtgtgtgtgtacgtgtgtttggtgtgtgccgtgtgtgtgtgtgtggtgtatgtgtgtgtgtgtgtgctcgcgctCGTCACGGCGTGCGTGCGGTTGCATGTGTGTTTACGTGAGTGTAGAGGGGACGGATGTCGTCTTGTAAGTGATATATTGTCACGAGTCATCATTATTGCTATTGTAAAGGGCTGTCAGGGCAGTTTTAAAGGCCTACTAAAGTGCAAAATTTTTATTCGCCGAAAACATGTGTAATAGCAATCTGGTAAATGTTCCGAAGACCATTTTGTAAAATTTTGCGTGGCTGATTTTTTATTGAATAAAAACCGATTCCGCGCACCTGTCTATTCTGCGAGAGACACCCCCGGTGCCAGTGACGTCATGAGTGTAACACGGCCTTCAAGAGCAACATGGCCGACGGTGTTAGTAGCGCTGCCACTGCGAGTACGTATGTTCGAAAAGAGATTCCATCTTCGAAGCGGAGAAGATATGGCTTCGCCTGTGCTGTCGCTGAGTGCAGCAACA carries:
- the LOC138964054 gene encoding acid phosphatase type 7-like isoform X2, with the protein product MKPFLATFATLLLVFGTTRVSTHDLVGGGCLLARFPDDLLQQLKQESNFLYPPSPPSHAPVQGLHLALEGSEGLRVTWMNPARPSIGGKFYPQCMFGPEGSNLSHVVSAHFYTYTAGMFAHVLNTAVLDLSVIPCVNKTSSPCVKALAYQCGDKAFGFGDVLHANIQDKVVPLTPGPQFAVIGDMGVPHGLKTIDSIASRMSGGGLGEVEMLLHAGDITYANHYGTKTHNNSYVWVEYMNALQSVVGKVPYMTAPGNHEAQFEFAAYLNWLPMPNKASSSDSPFWFSFDYLGVHVLSFSTEHDFTPNSTQHRWIEQDLKRANGNRARVPWLVVIGHRPLYCSSLICWERCHDEATTFRSNLEELLYQYRVDAMITGHNHQYERSYPVYLGKATQKNYINPQAPVYIVDGAAGNPELNDPTFEPGVEWRGNDEPSMATGFLLMTPSQSQLKFDYVLSDTDKVFDSFTIVRK
- the LOC138964054 gene encoding acid phosphatase type 7-like isoform X1, producing the protein MVSLSVTTVMKPFLATFATLLLVFGTTRVSTHDLVGGGCLLARFPDDLLQQLKQESNFLYPPSPPSHAPVQGLHLALEGSEGLRVTWMNPARPSIGGKFYPQCMFGPEGSNLSHVVSAHFYTYTAGMFAHVLNTAVLDLSVIPCVNKTSSPCVKALAYQCGDKAFGFGDVLHANIQDKVVPLTPGPQFAVIGDMGVPHGLKTIDSIASRMSGGGLGEVEMLLHAGDITYANHYGTKTHNNSYVWVEYMNALQSVVGKVPYMTAPGNHEAQFEFAAYLNWLPMPNKASSSDSPFWFSFDYLGVHVLSFSTEHDFTPNSTQHRWIEQDLKRANGNRARVPWLVVIGHRPLYCSSLICWERCHDEATTFRSNLEELLYQYRVDAMITGHNHQYERSYPVYLGKATQKNYINPQAPVYIVDGAAGNPELNDPTFEPGVEWRGNDEPSMATGFLLMTPSQSQLKFDYVLSDTDKVFDSFTIVRK